From a single Micromonospora sp. WMMD1102 genomic region:
- the pafA gene encoding Pup--protein ligase, producing MERRIFGLETEYGVTCTYRGQRRLSPDEVARYLFRRVVSWGRSSNVFLRNGARLYLDVGSHPEYATPECDSVADLVAHDRAGERILEGLLVDAEKRLHDEGIAGEIYLFKNNTDSAGNSYGCHENYLVSRHGEFGRLADVLIPFLVTRQLICGAGKVLQTPRGAVYCLSQRAEHIWEGVSSATTRSRPIINTRDEPHADAERYRRLHVIVGDSNMNEVTTLLKVGSADIVLRMIEAGVVMRDLSLENPIRAIREVSHDVTGRRKVRLASNKEISALEIQQEYLAKATEFVERRGGDQTAKRVVELWGRVLSAVESGNLDPVSREIDWVTKLQLIERYQRKNDLPLSHPRIAQMDLAYHDLRRGRGLYGLLERRKQVDRIATDPEIFEAKETPPQTTRARLRGEFIRHAQEKRRDFTVDWVHLKLNDQAQRTVLCKDPFRAYDERVERLIASM from the coding sequence ATGGAGCGGCGAATCTTCGGCCTTGAAACCGAGTACGGTGTCACCTGCACCTACCGCGGCCAACGGCGGCTGTCCCCGGACGAGGTCGCCCGTTACCTCTTCCGCCGGGTGGTCTCCTGGGGGCGCTCGAGCAACGTGTTCCTGCGCAACGGTGCCCGGCTCTACCTCGACGTCGGATCCCACCCCGAGTACGCCACCCCCGAGTGCGACTCCGTCGCCGACCTGGTCGCGCACGACCGGGCCGGCGAGCGGATCCTGGAGGGTCTGCTGGTCGACGCCGAGAAGCGGCTGCACGACGAGGGCATCGCGGGCGAGATCTACCTGTTCAAGAACAACACCGACTCGGCCGGCAACTCGTACGGCTGCCACGAGAACTACCTGGTCTCCCGGCACGGGGAGTTCGGCCGGCTGGCCGACGTACTGATCCCGTTCCTGGTCACCCGGCAGCTCATCTGCGGTGCCGGCAAGGTGCTGCAGACCCCGCGTGGCGCCGTCTACTGCCTCTCCCAGCGGGCCGAGCACATCTGGGAGGGCGTCTCCTCGGCGACCACCCGGAGCCGGCCGATCATCAACACCCGGGACGAGCCGCACGCCGACGCCGAGCGCTACCGGCGACTGCACGTCATCGTCGGCGACTCCAACATGAACGAGGTCACCACCCTGCTCAAGGTCGGCAGCGCGGACATCGTGCTGCGCATGATCGAGGCCGGGGTGGTGATGCGCGACCTGTCGCTGGAGAACCCGATCCGGGCGATCCGGGAGGTGTCGCACGACGTCACCGGCCGGCGCAAGGTCCGGCTCGCCTCCAACAAGGAGATAAGCGCGCTGGAGATCCAGCAGGAATACCTGGCGAAGGCGACCGAGTTCGTCGAGCGGCGGGGCGGGGACCAGACCGCCAAGCGGGTGGTCGAACTCTGGGGCAGGGTGCTGAGCGCGGTCGAGAGCGGCAACCTGGACCCGGTCTCCCGGGAGATCGACTGGGTGACCAAGCTCCAGCTCATCGAGCGCTACCAGCGCAAGAACGACCTGCCGCTGTCGCACCCGAGGATCGCCCAGATGGATCTCGCCTACCACGACCTGCGCCGGGGACGCGGCCTCTACGGGCTGCTGGAGCGGCGCAAGCAGGTGGACCGGATCGCCACCGACCCGGAGATCTTCGAGGCGAAGGAAACCCCGCCGCAGACCACCCGGGCCCGGCTGCGCGGCGAGTTCATCCGGCACGCCCAGGAGAAGCGCCGGGACTTCACCGTCGACTGGGTACACCTGAAGCTGAACGACCAGGCCCAGCGCACGGTGCTCTGCAAGGACCCGTTCCGGGCGTACGACGAGCGGGTCGAGCGGCTGATCGCCAGCATGTGA
- the rfbA gene encoding glucose-1-phosphate thymidylyltransferase RfbA, whose translation MRGILLAGGTGSRLWPITQAVSKQLMPIFDKPMIYYPLSTLVMAGIREILIITTPGDQAQFRQLLRDGSQWGLRLEFAVQPSPDGIAQAFLLGEEFLAGAPVALILGDNIFYGTGLGRSLARNGNPDGGRIFAYPVANCEGYGIVEFDPDGRALSIEEKPEKPKSRYAVPGLYFYANDVVEIAKGLKPSDRGELEITAVNQTYLAAGRLQVTALDRGTAWLDTGTFNSLVQAGEFVRVVEERQGLKVGCIEEVAWRSGLISDDQLRDLARPLCRSGYGEYLYGILDDPGR comes from the coding sequence ATGCGCGGAATCCTGCTGGCCGGCGGCACCGGTTCGCGGCTGTGGCCGATCACCCAGGCGGTCTCGAAACAACTAATGCCCATTTTCGACAAACCGATGATCTATTACCCGCTCTCCACGTTGGTCATGGCGGGAATACGGGAAATCCTCATCATCACCACTCCGGGCGACCAGGCGCAGTTCCGGCAACTGCTGCGGGACGGCTCACAGTGGGGCCTCCGGCTGGAATTCGCCGTGCAGCCGTCCCCGGACGGAATCGCCCAGGCGTTCCTGCTCGGCGAGGAGTTTCTGGCCGGTGCCCCGGTCGCGCTGATCCTCGGCGACAACATCTTCTACGGCACCGGGCTGGGGCGGAGCCTGGCCCGCAACGGCAACCCGGACGGCGGCCGGATCTTCGCCTATCCGGTGGCGAACTGCGAGGGCTACGGAATCGTCGAGTTCGACCCGGACGGGCGGGCACTCTCGATCGAGGAGAAGCCGGAGAAACCCAAATCCCGGTACGCCGTCCCCGGCCTCTACTTCTACGCCAACGACGTGGTGGAGATCGCCAAGGGGCTGAAGCCGAGCGACCGGGGCGAGTTGGAGATCACCGCGGTGAACCAGACCTACCTGGCGGCGGGCCGGCTCCAGGTCACCGCCCTGGACCGGGGGACCGCCTGGCTGGACACCGGCACCTTCAACTCGCTGGTGCAGGCCGGCGAGTTCGTCCGGGTGGTGGAGGAGCGGCAGGGCCTCAAGGTGGGCTGCATCGAGGAGGTGGCCTGGCGCAGCGGCCTCATCTCCGACGACCAGCTCCGCGACCTGGCCCGCCCGCTGTGCCGCAGCGGCTACGGCGAGTACCTCTACGGCATCCTCGACGATCCCGGCCGCTGA